AGCGCGCTCGACACGGAGAGCGAGCTCGAGGTCCAGAAGGGACTCGACAACCTCATGCGCGGACGGACGAGTTTCGTCATCGCCCACCGGCTCTCGACGGTGCGCAACGCCGACAGGATAATCGTCATCTCCGGCGGCACCATCAAGGAGGCGGGCCGTCACGAAGAGCTCCTTGCCCGAAGCGGCGAGTACCGCCGCCTCTACGACCTCCAGTTCCCCGCCGCCAGGGAGGCCGGCGCGTAGGGGCATGGGCCGCTCCCTCTGGAAGGAGGTCGGCCGGCGGGCGCTCCTTGCCCTCGCGCCGCCGGTCGTTTACGCCATGGTGCGGCTCCTGGCCGCGACCATGCGCTTCGAGTACGTCAACCTCGACGAGTACAGGCGCAGGGTCGCTGCCGGCGAGAACGCCATCTACGCCTTCTGGCACGGCCGGCTCCTGATGATGCCGCTGCCCTACGAGGGCCGGGGGATGACCATCCTGGTGAGCCGCCACCGCGACGGCGAGCTCATAAGCCGTTTCTCGCGCTACTTCGGCGTGGAGGCCGCCCGCGGTTCCACCACGCGGGGAGGGGCCTCGGGGGCCAAGGCCATGCTCAGGGCCGCCAGGGCCGGCCGGGACCTGGCCATAACCCCGGACGGCCCGAAGGGGCCGCGCTACAGGGTCCAGCCCGGTGTGGTGCAGCTTGCCGCCTGGACGGGCCTTCCCATCATACCGGCCGCCTTCGGCGCATCGAGGAAGGTGGTATTTTCGAGCTGGGACGCCTTCATGGTGCCGCTGCCCTTTTCCACCGGCGTATACATCTGCGGCGACCCCATATACGTGGACAGGAGATGCACGCCGCAGGAGCTGGAGAGAAAACGCACGGAGCTCGAGGAGTCGATGCGGGCCATCACGGAGCGGGCCGACCGCTACTTCGACGACACCGCTGCCGGCGGCCGGTGAAGCGCGGGGGCGCCGCGACGCTGCTATAGCCGATGACAAGGTTTGTCTACGAGATCGTCCTCCACATAGGCTTCCTCGCCATGGTCCCCTACTTTCTCTTCATGGCCGCCGCGGCGCGCAAGTACCGCCGGGGCCTGCCGGAGCGCCTGGGCATGGTGCCGCGCCGGAAGCTCGCGGCCCTGGAGGGCGGGCCCGTTGTGTGGGTCCACGCCGTCTCGGTCGGGGAGACGAGGGCCGTCATACCCCTTGTGAGGATGCTCAAGGAGAGGCGTCCCCAGGTGAAGGTCCTCTTCTCCACGGTTACGGCCACGGCCAACGACGTGGCGGCCGCCGAGGGAAAGGGACTCATCGACGCCCTCGTCTACTGTCCGCTCGACTTCTCCTGGGCCGTGGGCCGCCTCATCGACAGGGCGGCCCCCAGGGTCTTCGTGGTGGTTGAAAAGGAGGTGTGGCCCAACCTCCTCCTTCTGCTCCGACGCAGCGGCGCGGCCACGGTCGTCGTGAACGGCACGGTCTCGGAGAGGTCCTTCGAGAGCTACCGCCGCTTCGGATTCTTCTTCCGCGAGGTCTTCGGCTCGCTGTCGGCCTTCTGCGCGAGGACCGAGGAGGACGCCGCAAGGGCCGAGGCCCTCGGTGTCGAGCCGGGCCGGGTCACGGTGGCCGGGAACATCAAGTTCGACATGGGCGCGCGCACGGCGGGCTGCGAGGCCAGGGCCGACGAGCTCCGCAGGGCGCTGTGCGTGGACGGCGGCCCCGTCATAGTGGCCGGAAGCACCCACCGCGGCGAAGAGGAGATACTGCTTCGGCTGTACGGCTCCCTGCGCAGCGAGTTCCCCGAGCTGAGACTCTTCATCGTCCCCCGTCACCCGGAGCGCTTCGACGAGGTCGAGGCCCTGGCGGCGAGGAGCGGTTTCAGCTACGTGAGGCGCTCTGCCGGCGGACGCGGCGACATCGTGGTCGTCGACACCGTCGGCGAGCTCTCGGCGCTGTACAGCCTCGCCGACGTGGCCGTCGTCTGCGGCAGCCTTGTAAGGGGCGTGGGCGGCCACAACCTCCTCGAGCCGGCCTTCTTCTCAAGGCCCGTGCTCTACGGACCCTACATCGACTCCTACAGGTCCATGGCGGCGCTGCTCGAGGCCGGAGGCGGCGGACTGCGGGCGGCCGGAGAGAGCGACATGCTTGCAAAGCTTCGAAGGCTTCTGCGCGAGGAGGGGGCGAGAGAGGAGATGGGGCGGCGCGCGAAAGCGGTGGTGGACGCTAACCGCGGCGCCGCAGCGAGGTGTGTCGATACGATAGAGGCCTTCCTCGACGACCGCGGCGCGGAGCGGGGCGGTTGAGGCCCTTATCGGCCCGACTCCATTTATTCCTTGACAACCAACCACCCCTGTGTTACTCAATTTGCTGTTTTACTTTCAGCCCGCCTTGCCGATTGTGCAGGTTTTTCAAGGGGAAAGAAGCCGGGGCGCCGACGGGCCGCGGGTTGCGTGCGCTCCGCCACAAAAGACTGGGAAGGTCCTCTGCCGATGATATCCATAGACATCTCTCTCGTACTCCAGATACTCGGTTTTTTCGCCCTCCTCTACGTGCTTAACCGCTTCCTCTACGAGCCCGTCCAGAAGGTCGTGGAAGAGCGGGACCGCAGGATAGGCGGTACGCGCAAGGCCGCCGAGGAGCTCGAAAAGAGTGTGGACCAGGGGCTCGCCGAGTACGAACGCCGTCTCAGGGAGGCGGCCGTCGAGGGGCAGGAGCAGCGCGCCAGGGTGCGCCAGGGCGCGCTGGCCGAGGAGAAGAAGATACTGGACAAGGCCCGGCGGGAGGCGGCCGACGAGCTTGCGCGCCTGCGCGCCGAGCTCGAGGCCGACAAGGCCCGGGCCATGAGCGCTCTCGGCGACGAGGCCGAGGGCCTCTCGCGCACCATAGTGGAGAAGATACTGGATCGTCCGATCTCGGCCGCTGTGGTTCTTCTCGCCGCTTCGCTCCTGGCCGGGGCCGAGCCGGCGCTCGCCTCGGGCGGGGGAGGACACGGCGGCGGCATGGGGTGGAAGATATTCAACTTCCTCGTGCTCGCCGGCGGCCTCTACTTCGTCTGGACGAAGTACATAAAGGGGGCGCTCGACGACAGGGCCGCCTCCATCGAAAAGGCCATGGAAGAGGCCCGCGAGGCCAAGGAGAAGGCCGATATCCGCGAGCGGGAGTACAGGGAGAAATTAAAGCTCCTCGACGGCCGCATCGACGAGATAAAGCGCGAGATACTGCTCGAGGCCGAGGCCGAGAGGGAGAGGATCATCGAGACCGCCGGCGAGAACGCCCGGAGGATAAAAGAGCAGGCAAGGCTCGCCGCCGAACAGGAGCTCAAGAAGGCCCGCATCGAGCTCCGCCGCGAGGCATCGCTCCTGGCCTTCGAACTCGCCCGCAAACTCCTGGAAAAAGAGGTCGGGGCCGGCGACAGGGAGCGGCTGGCGAAGGAGTACATCGGCTCGCTCAAGCTCCACTGAGGGGGGCTGGGGGGCTGTCCGGGGGCCGGCACATGCGGAGTATCGGCGGCGCCGGGGTGTTCTCGGAGAGAGGCCCGCGTAGAAGCGTCATGGAGGGACCTCCCCCGGAGGGGACGGACAACGATGAGAGAGGCACGGGAATAGGATATGCGCAGAAGCTCGGTGGCAAAGAGATACGCAAAGGCGCTCATGGAGATAGGCCGTGAGGAGAAAAGCGTAGAGAGGTTCGGCGACGAGCTGCGCTCTCTGGCGGCGACCTTCCGGGGCAGTCCCGCTCTCTGCAAGGTCCTGCTCAACCCCATGTACAGGCTTGAAGAGCGCAAGGCCCTGGCGGCGGGGCTCGCCGAAAAGCTCGGCGCCTCGGAGCGCGTGGCGAGGCTTCTCGAGATACTCGTCGAGGGGCGCAAGGTGCGGCTCGTCGGGGAGATAGCGCAGGCCTACGCCAGGATGGAGGACGAGCTGGCCGGAAGGTTGAGGGTCGGCGTGGAGGCCGCCTCTCCGCTGGGCAAGGAACTGCTCGAGTCGATCTCCGGGAAGCTCGGCGACGAGACGGGCAAGGAGATAATCCTGAGCTTCGAGGAGAAGCCGGAGCTCATAGGCGGGGTGGTCATCAGGATGGGGAACACCATATTCGACGGCAGCCTCAGGGGCCAGCTCGAAAGGATGAGGGAAAAAATTCTCGGAGGGGTAGTCTAAATGATAAAGGCGGAAGAGATAAGCCAGCTCATCAAGAAGCAGATAAAGGGCTACGAAAAAGAGATCGACGTCAAGGAGATCGGCACGGTCATCTCCGTGGGCGACGGCATAGCGAGGGTCTACGGCCTGGAGAAGGCCATGGCCGGCGAGCTGCTCGAGTTCCCCGGCGGCCTCTACGGCATGGTCCTGAACCTCGAGGAGGACAACGTGGGGGTTGCCCTTCTCGGCCCTGACCGCGAGGTGAGGGAAGGCGACACGGTGAAGCGCACGGGCCGCATCGTCGAGATCCCCGTGGGCGAGGCCGTGCTCGGCCGCGTGGTCGACGCCAT
The Deltaproteobacteria bacterium DNA segment above includes these coding regions:
- a CDS encoding DUF374 domain-containing protein; this translates as MGRSLWKEVGRRALLALAPPVVYAMVRLLAATMRFEYVNLDEYRRRVAAGENAIYAFWHGRLLMMPLPYEGRGMTILVSRHRDGELISRFSRYFGVEAARGSTTRGGASGAKAMLRAARAGRDLAITPDGPKGPRYRVQPGVVQLAAWTGLPIIPAAFGASRKVVFSSWDAFMVPLPFSTGVYICGDPIYVDRRCTPQELERKRTELEESMRAITERADRYFDDTAAGGR
- a CDS encoding 3-deoxy-D-manno-octulosonic acid transferase, with translation MTRFVYEIVLHIGFLAMVPYFLFMAAAARKYRRGLPERLGMVPRRKLAALEGGPVVWVHAVSVGETRAVIPLVRMLKERRPQVKVLFSTVTATANDVAAAEGKGLIDALVYCPLDFSWAVGRLIDRAAPRVFVVVEKEVWPNLLLLLRRSGAATVVVNGTVSERSFESYRRFGFFFREVFGSLSAFCARTEEDAARAEALGVEPGRVTVAGNIKFDMGARTAGCEARADELRRALCVDGGPVIVAGSTHRGEEEILLRLYGSLRSEFPELRLFIVPRHPERFDEVEALAARSGFSYVRRSAGGRGDIVVVDTVGELSALYSLADVAVVCGSLVRGVGGHNLLEPAFFSRPVLYGPYIDSYRSMAALLEAGGGGLRAAGESDMLAKLRRLLREEGAREEMGRRAKAVVDANRGAAARCVDTIEAFLDDRGAERGG
- the atpH gene encoding ATP synthase F1 subunit delta, yielding MRRSSVAKRYAKALMEIGREEKSVERFGDELRSLAATFRGSPALCKVLLNPMYRLEERKALAAGLAEKLGASERVARLLEILVEGRKVRLVGEIAQAYARMEDELAGRLRVGVEAASPLGKELLESISGKLGDETGKEIILSFEEKPELIGGVVIRMGNTIFDGSLRGQLERMREKILGGVV